In a single window of the Streptomyces cinnabarinus genome:
- a CDS encoding MerR family transcriptional regulator, with translation MNGDTLSIGELARRTGLTVKTVRLYSDRGIVTPVARTPAGYRRFAPEAVARLAFVRTLRELGLGLDTIRRILDRELPLDEVAARHAAALDARIGALRLRRAVLTAVAARTPTTPEELRRMHDLARLTATERRRLVEEFLGSVLDEVPAHLAIRRSMTPEPPDEPTQAQAEAWMELAELSLDPDFRDAVRRLVEEHARRASCPPLPDAVALAHRHVGPALAAGIAPDSPDAASAVAALTAHAGRDLLQRLEAADDPRRDRYFELLAVINGWPPPEPHTPVIRWTVAALRARAA, from the coding sequence ATGAACGGCGACACGCTCTCCATCGGCGAACTGGCCCGCCGCACCGGCCTGACGGTCAAGACGGTCCGGCTGTACTCCGACCGCGGCATCGTCACCCCCGTCGCACGCACTCCGGCCGGTTACCGCCGCTTCGCCCCTGAAGCCGTGGCCCGTCTCGCCTTCGTCCGCACCCTGCGCGAACTCGGTCTGGGGCTCGACACGATCCGGCGGATCCTCGACCGGGAACTGCCCCTGGACGAAGTCGCCGCCCGGCACGCGGCCGCCCTGGACGCCCGGATCGGCGCCCTGCGCCTCAGACGCGCGGTCCTCACGGCCGTGGCCGCCCGTACCCCCACCACCCCCGAGGAGCTACGACGGATGCACGATCTCGCCCGCCTCACCGCGACCGAACGCCGCCGCCTGGTGGAGGAGTTCCTCGGCTCGGTCCTCGACGAGGTCCCGGCCCACTTGGCGATACGGCGCTCGATGACCCCCGAGCCCCCCGACGAACCGACCCAGGCCCAGGCCGAGGCCTGGATGGAGCTGGCGGAGCTCTCCCTCGACCCTGACTTCCGGGACGCCGTACGCCGACTGGTCGAGGAGCACGCGCGCCGGGCGTCCTGCCCACCGCTCCCGGACGCCGTGGCACTCGCCCACCGGCACGTGGGTCCGGCGCTGGCGGCCGGGATCGCCCCTGACTCCCCGGACGCCGCCTCCGCCGTAGCGGCCCTCACCGCGCACGCCGGCCGTGATCTGCTCCAGCGACTGGAAGCCGCCGACGATCCGCGCCGGGACCGGTACTTCGAGCTGCTCGCGGTGATCAACGGCTGGCCGCCGCCGGAGCCCCACACCCCGGTGATCCGCTGGACCGTGGCGGCTCTGCGGGCGCGGGCCGCGTGA
- a CDS encoding L-threonylcarbamoyladenylate synthase, whose protein sequence is MAKYFDVHPENPQPRVLAQIADSIRADALIAYPTDSCYALGCRLGSRDGTDRMRAIRRLDDRHHFTLVCQDFAQLGQFVQVDKDVFRAIKASTPGSYTFILPATREVPRMLQHPKKKTVGVRIPDHVVTQAILTELGEPLLSSTLLLPDEAEPMTQGWEIKDRLDHVLDAVVDSGECGTEPTTVIDFSGGEAEIVRRGAGDTARFE, encoded by the coding sequence ATGGCCAAGTACTTCGATGTGCACCCCGAGAACCCCCAGCCGCGTGTCCTCGCGCAGATCGCCGACAGCATCCGCGCCGACGCACTGATCGCGTACCCGACGGACTCCTGCTACGCACTGGGCTGCCGACTCGGCAGCCGCGACGGAACGGACCGGATGCGTGCGATCCGCCGCCTGGACGACCGGCACCACTTCACCCTGGTGTGCCAGGACTTCGCGCAGCTCGGGCAGTTCGTGCAGGTCGACAAGGACGTGTTCCGCGCGATCAAGGCCTCCACACCGGGCAGCTACACCTTCATCCTGCCCGCGACGAGGGAGGTGCCGCGCATGCTCCAGCACCCGAAGAAGAAGACCGTCGGCGTGCGCATCCCCGACCATGTGGTGACCCAGGCGATCCTCACCGAGCTGGGCGAGCCGCTACTGTCCAGCACGCTGCTGCTGCCCGACGAGGCCGAACCGATGACCCAGGGCTGGGAGATCAAGGACCGCCTCGACCATGTGCTGGACGCGGTGGTCGACTCCGGGGAGTGCGGCACCGAGCCGACCACCGTCATCGACTTCTCCGGCGGCGAGGCCGAGATCGTACGGCGTGGGGCGGGCGACACCGCGCGGTTCGAGTGA
- a CDS encoding MFS transporter has translation MATFVYFILCGTTMGTWVVNIPAIEERVDISHATLGGLLVLLGLGAFLGMQVAGRLTDGLGARVVVPATGVLCGASLVLPGLAADPWTLAGALLVFGFCNGCLDVAMNAHAVHVEKAYARPVMSAFHATFSVGGVLAALVGAATASADLSPAAGMAAVGSLTIVIALATARALLPATADTDTVDEAPTAGPRSTGGRIWILAALALMVMLCEGAANDWSALHLKDVLGAPASAAAFAYGTFAATMTIGRLLADRLVARFGSPAILRHGAATAAVGITIVALAPWIWAAFLGWALFGLGLSGCVPQLFSAAGHADPAAAGANVSRVAGLGYVGMLAGPAVIGWLTHLVALNHAFVLLTLLCAITAVAAGVLRTAPDPTREPATSAH, from the coding sequence ATGGCGACCTTCGTCTACTTCATCCTCTGCGGCACCACAATGGGCACCTGGGTGGTGAACATCCCCGCCATCGAGGAGCGCGTGGACATCAGCCACGCGACGCTCGGAGGACTCCTGGTGCTGCTCGGCCTCGGGGCCTTCCTCGGCATGCAGGTGGCCGGCCGGCTGACCGACGGGCTCGGAGCGCGCGTCGTCGTCCCCGCCACCGGAGTGCTGTGCGGGGCGTCCCTGGTACTGCCCGGCCTCGCCGCGGACCCGTGGACGCTGGCGGGTGCCCTGCTGGTCTTCGGCTTCTGCAACGGCTGCCTGGACGTCGCCATGAACGCCCACGCCGTACACGTGGAGAAGGCCTACGCCCGTCCCGTCATGTCGGCCTTCCACGCGACGTTCTCGGTCGGCGGTGTCCTCGCCGCGCTCGTGGGCGCGGCGACGGCGAGCGCCGACCTGAGCCCAGCGGCGGGCATGGCCGCCGTAGGCTCCCTGACCATCGTGATCGCCCTGGCGACGGCACGCGCCCTGCTGCCCGCGACGGCCGACACGGACACGGTGGACGAGGCGCCGACCGCTGGGCCCCGGAGCACCGGCGGACGCATCTGGATCCTCGCAGCCCTGGCTCTGATGGTGATGCTGTGCGAGGGAGCGGCCAACGACTGGAGCGCCCTGCACCTGAAGGACGTCCTGGGCGCACCCGCGAGCGCGGCGGCCTTCGCGTACGGCACCTTCGCGGCGACCATGACCATCGGGCGGCTGCTGGCCGACCGCCTGGTCGCCCGGTTCGGTTCCCCGGCGATCCTGCGCCACGGAGCGGCGACGGCCGCCGTAGGCATCACGATCGTGGCCCTCGCCCCGTGGATATGGGCCGCGTTCCTGGGCTGGGCGCTGTTCGGTCTCGGCCTGTCCGGCTGCGTACCGCAGCTGTTCAGCGCGGCCGGCCACGCCGACCCCGCCGCCGCGGGCGCCAACGTCTCCCGAGTCGCCGGACTCGGCTACGTCGGCATGCTCGCCGGTCCCGCGGTCATCGGCTGGCTGACCCACCTGGTCGCCCTCAACCACGCCTTCGTCCTGCTGACGCTGCTGTGCGCGATCACGGCCGTGGCCGCGGGAGTCCTGCGCACCGCCCCCGACCCCACCCGTGAGCCGGCGACGAGCGCCCACTGA
- a CDS encoding DeoR/GlpR family DNA-binding transcription regulator, producing MSNADRHAMIAQAVRESGSSTVQELAALTGASEMTIRRDLDALAAQGVLERVRGGARTLLLRGEEPPFALRAHKAVDAKRRIAAEVSALIADGETVLLDSGTTCLEIAHLLRRRPVTVMALSLQAVHVLAEVPAPVKLMVPGGQPRAAEGALTGPLTLASLAALRFDTAVMGCCGLSAAEGLTAYDLDDAAVKKAAIASARRVVLATDGSKLGHTAYAYVGPSTLLHTLVTDASAPKDEVTALEATGVVVQAV from the coding sequence ATGAGCAACGCAGACCGGCACGCGATGATCGCCCAGGCCGTCAGGGAGTCCGGCAGCAGCACGGTCCAGGAACTCGCCGCGCTGACCGGCGCCTCCGAGATGACGATCCGGCGCGACCTCGACGCGCTGGCCGCGCAGGGCGTCCTGGAGCGCGTCCGCGGCGGGGCCCGCACCCTGCTGCTCCGGGGCGAGGAGCCGCCGTTCGCGCTGCGCGCCCACAAGGCCGTCGACGCCAAGCGCCGTATCGCGGCGGAGGTGTCCGCGCTCATCGCCGACGGCGAGACCGTCCTCCTCGACAGCGGCACCACCTGCCTGGAGATCGCCCATCTGCTGCGTCGGCGGCCGGTCACGGTGATGGCCCTGTCCCTGCAGGCCGTCCATGTGCTCGCCGAGGTCCCGGCCCCGGTCAAGCTGATGGTGCCCGGCGGACAGCCGAGGGCCGCCGAGGGAGCCCTGACCGGGCCGCTCACTCTCGCGTCCCTCGCCGCCCTGCGCTTCGACACCGCGGTCATGGGCTGCTGCGGGCTGAGCGCGGCCGAGGGCCTGACCGCCTACGACCTCGACGACGCGGCCGTGAAGAAGGCCGCCATCGCCTCCGCACGCCGCGTCGTCCTCGCCACCGACGGCAGCAAGCTCGGCCACACCGCCTACGCCTACGTCGGCCCCTCGACCCTGCTGCACACCCTCGTCACCGACGCCTCGGCACCCAAGGACGAGGTCACGGCGCTGGAAGCCACCGGAGTCGTCGTCCAGGCCGTATAG
- a CDS encoding sigma-70 family RNA polymerase sigma factor: MTGSGPHEVLAGVFEEQRERLVAVAFRMLGSRGDAEDAVQEAWIRLARQDAGAIDNLAGWLTTVVGRVCIDVLRSRKTRAELSYDDRLPELVVTVDGGAAPEDDAMLAESVGLALLVVLDTLTPTERLAFVLHDMFAVPFAEIGEIIGRSTDATKMLASRARRKVQGTSVPAEEPRRQRAVVDAFLAAARNGDFEGLVRVLDPDVTWRTYHPQGVMTTVGAGEVAEPVLRGARSMTSVLPVWVNGEPGFVAWGANGKVLGVVACTVVDDRIVELLTVSDRGRLDAMGLPARPE, from the coding sequence ATGACCGGGTCAGGTCCGCACGAAGTACTGGCGGGAGTCTTCGAAGAGCAGCGTGAGCGTCTGGTGGCGGTCGCGTTCCGGATGCTTGGGTCGCGGGGGGACGCCGAGGACGCGGTGCAGGAGGCGTGGATCCGGCTGGCGCGGCAGGACGCGGGCGCGATCGACAACCTGGCCGGCTGGCTGACCACCGTGGTCGGCCGGGTCTGTATCGACGTGCTGCGCTCGCGCAAGACCCGTGCCGAGCTGTCGTACGACGACCGCCTGCCCGAGCTGGTGGTGACCGTGGACGGCGGGGCGGCGCCCGAGGACGACGCGATGCTCGCCGAATCGGTCGGGCTGGCCCTGCTGGTCGTACTCGACACCCTCACGCCCACCGAGCGGCTGGCGTTCGTCCTGCATGACATGTTCGCGGTGCCGTTCGCGGAGATCGGCGAGATCATCGGGCGGTCCACCGACGCGACCAAGATGCTCGCCAGCCGGGCACGCCGGAAGGTGCAGGGCACTTCGGTGCCGGCGGAGGAGCCGCGCCGGCAGCGCGCGGTGGTCGACGCATTTCTTGCCGCGGCGCGGAACGGGGACTTCGAAGGGCTCGTACGAGTACTCGATCCCGACGTGACCTGGCGCACGTACCACCCGCAGGGCGTGATGACCACGGTCGGGGCGGGCGAGGTCGCCGAACCGGTCCTGCGCGGCGCCCGGTCGATGACCTCGGTGCTCCCGGTCTGGGTCAACGGCGAACCCGGGTTCGTGGCCTGGGGTGCGAACGGCAAGGTGCTCGGCGTGGTGGCGTGCACCGTGGTCGACGACCGGATCGTCGAGCTCCTGACCGTGAGCGACCGAGGGCGCCTCGACGCCATGGGTCTGCCCGCGCGACCCGAGTAG
- a CDS encoding DoxX family protein: MNLALWIVTGLLTAVFLFSGFGKLFVPREKMATMADAARWVLDFKPGPLKAIGALEILGATGLILPAVLDIAPILVPLAATGLALIMTGATILRIRRGETKAALGDGGYLALTAFVAIGRFALEPFTG; this comes from the coding sequence ATGAACCTCGCGCTGTGGATCGTCACCGGCCTGCTGACCGCCGTCTTCCTGTTCTCCGGTTTCGGGAAGCTGTTCGTCCCGCGGGAGAAGATGGCCACGATGGCCGACGCCGCGCGCTGGGTCCTCGACTTCAAGCCCGGCCCCCTCAAGGCCATCGGAGCACTTGAGATCCTCGGTGCCACGGGCCTGATCCTGCCGGCCGTGCTCGACATCGCGCCGATACTGGTACCGCTGGCGGCCACCGGCCTGGCACTGATCATGACCGGCGCCACGATCCTGCGGATCCGCCGCGGCGAGACCAAAGCCGCGCTGGGGGACGGCGGCTACCTTGCCCTGACCGCCTTCGTGGCGATCGGCCGCTTCGCGCTGGAACCCTTCACCGGCTGA
- a CDS encoding dienelactone hydrolase family protein translates to MIAVQGTTVDIVTEDGTADAYLAHPGDGAPHPAVLFYMDAFGLRPQLRAMADRIAGAGYTVLVPNVFYRHGPAPVVELPDYIDQAAREGIFQQLRPLGQSLTPERAMRDADAYLRALAESPLTADGPVALTGYCFGARLSLLTAGTYPERVAAAAGFHSGPLATDTPDSPHLVAEHITAELYFGHADNDPAMPVDQQERLKNALRAAGVRHRCEVYPGAEHGFTQADTSAYDREADERHWAALLDLLKRTF, encoded by the coding sequence ATGATCGCCGTACAGGGAACCACCGTTGACATCGTCACCGAGGACGGCACGGCCGACGCCTATCTGGCCCACCCCGGTGACGGAGCACCCCACCCCGCGGTCCTGTTCTACATGGACGCCTTCGGGCTGCGGCCCCAACTGCGAGCCATGGCCGACCGGATCGCCGGAGCCGGATACACGGTCCTGGTGCCGAACGTGTTCTACCGTCACGGACCCGCCCCGGTGGTCGAGTTGCCCGACTACATCGACCAGGCGGCGCGGGAAGGGATCTTCCAGCAACTCCGCCCGCTGGGGCAGTCCCTGACACCGGAGAGGGCGATGCGGGACGCCGACGCGTATCTGCGCGCGCTGGCGGAGAGCCCCCTGACCGCCGACGGTCCGGTGGCGCTGACCGGCTACTGCTTCGGCGCCCGTCTGTCGCTGCTGACCGCCGGAACGTATCCGGAACGGGTCGCCGCAGCGGCCGGCTTCCACAGCGGACCACTGGCCACCGACACACCGGACAGCCCCCACCTGGTCGCCGAACACATCACCGCGGAGCTCTACTTCGGCCATGCCGACAACGACCCGGCGATGCCCGTGGATCAGCAGGAACGCCTGAAGAACGCCCTCAGGGCGGCGGGCGTCCGCCACCGCTGCGAGGTCTACCCGGGCGCCGAACACGGCTTCACCCAGGCCGACACCTCGGCCTACGACCGTGAGGCGGACGAACGCCACTGGGCGGCGCTGCTGGATCTCCTGAAGCGGACCTTCTGA
- a CDS encoding NUDIX domain-containing protein, with translation MARTEYYDDPAAPEPNSLVVAASAVVTDDEGRLLLHRRRDNDLWALPGGGMEMADSLPGTAVREVKEETGLDVEITGLVGTYTDPRHVIAYSDDEVRRQFNVCFTARRVGGRLAISDESTELRFVRPEEIDQLPMHHTQRLRIRHFLEHRERPYLG, from the coding sequence ATGGCACGGACCGAGTACTACGACGACCCAGCGGCACCGGAGCCGAACAGCCTGGTGGTCGCCGCGTCCGCCGTGGTTACCGACGACGAAGGGCGTTTGCTCCTTCATCGTCGCCGGGACAACGATCTCTGGGCGCTCCCTGGTGGCGGGATGGAGATGGCCGATTCGCTTCCGGGGACAGCCGTCCGTGAGGTGAAGGAAGAAACGGGTCTGGATGTGGAGATCACCGGGCTCGTGGGCACGTACACCGATCCTCGCCACGTCATCGCCTACTCGGACGACGAGGTGCGCAGACAGTTCAACGTCTGCTTCACCGCCCGCAGGGTCGGCGGCCGGCTCGCGATCTCGGACGAGTCCACCGAGCTGCGGTTCGTCCGGCCGGAAGAGATCGATCAACTGCCGATGCACCACACGCAACGGCTCCGGATCCGACACTTCCTGGAGCACCGCGAGCGGCCCTACCTCGGCTGA
- a CDS encoding M55 family metallopeptidase has translation MRIYLSADMEGVTGLVDADDVQPGGRDYERGRLMMAEDVNAAVRGALAAGATDITVNDAHGPMRNILPESLHPAARLIRGKPKHMGMLEGLTPEHDAMLCVGYHSRAGALGVLSHSFMGHEIEDIWLNGRPVGEIALAHATAAALGVPLAALTGDDRACEEMAEWDASVTTVAVKHARDRFAADLRPTDEARTAIEQSITAALTANRTPPAPPPADSTLTVRWQSSSVASTLLGIPGVTATDTRTVEAQGTLPTLYRLFGVWMRVATSLTNQPPYC, from the coding sequence GTGCGGATCTACCTCAGTGCGGACATGGAAGGCGTCACCGGGCTCGTGGACGCCGACGACGTCCAGCCCGGCGGCCGGGACTACGAGCGCGGCCGACTGATGATGGCCGAGGACGTCAACGCCGCCGTCCGGGGCGCCCTCGCGGCCGGCGCCACCGACATCACCGTCAACGACGCCCACGGCCCCATGCGCAACATCCTCCCGGAGTCCCTGCACCCGGCCGCCCGCCTGATCCGGGGCAAGCCCAAGCACATGGGCATGCTCGAAGGCCTCACCCCCGAGCACGACGCCATGCTCTGCGTCGGCTACCACTCCCGGGCCGGAGCGCTCGGGGTCCTGAGCCACAGCTTCATGGGCCACGAGATCGAGGACATCTGGCTGAACGGCCGCCCCGTCGGCGAGATCGCCCTGGCCCACGCCACGGCGGCGGCCCTCGGCGTCCCGCTGGCCGCCCTCACCGGCGACGACCGCGCCTGCGAGGAGATGGCCGAATGGGACGCCTCCGTCACGACCGTGGCGGTGAAGCACGCACGGGACCGCTTCGCGGCGGATCTACGCCCCACCGACGAGGCCCGCACGGCGATCGAACAGTCAATCACCGCCGCACTCACGGCAAATCGAACGCCCCCAGCGCCACCCCCGGCCGACTCCACCCTCACCGTCCGCTGGCAGTCGTCCTCGGTGGCCTCAACCCTCCTGGGGATTCCGGGCGTCACCGCGACGGACACCCGCACCGTAGAGGCCCAAGGCACCCTGCCCACTCTCTACCGGCTGTTCGGAGTGTGGATGAGAGTGGCGACATCCCTGACCAACCAGCCGCCGTACTGCTGA
- a CDS encoding SDR family NAD(P)-dependent oxidoreductase gives MTSQPYLSELFSLSGRVALVTGGSSGIGRAIAGALARAGASVVVVARKEAELAATVAELTADGCRAAWVSADLSTRDGVRAAAEEAAEAFGEPDILVNSAGINLRPPMAELDEDVWDTTMTVNLEAPYLLGQRFGPGMAERGFGRIIHITSQQAHRAFVQSGAYGVSKGALESLARSQAEAWSPHGVTCNTLVPGFVMTPLNARLSSDPEKVAALAARTMVGRNGLAEDFAGAAVFLASGASAYVTGQSLFVDGGFSVH, from the coding sequence ATGACTTCCCAGCCCTACCTCTCCGAACTGTTCTCCCTCTCCGGCCGGGTCGCCCTGGTGACCGGCGGCAGCTCCGGCATCGGGCGCGCCATCGCCGGGGCCCTCGCCCGGGCGGGCGCGAGTGTCGTGGTCGTCGCCCGCAAGGAGGCGGAACTGGCGGCGACGGTAGCGGAGTTGACGGCTGATGGCTGCCGGGCCGCCTGGGTGAGCGCCGATCTGAGCACGCGGGACGGGGTACGCGCGGCGGCCGAGGAGGCGGCCGAGGCGTTCGGGGAACCGGACATCCTGGTGAATTCCGCCGGGATCAACCTGCGCCCGCCCATGGCCGAACTGGACGAGGACGTCTGGGACACCACCATGACCGTGAACCTGGAGGCCCCCTACCTCCTGGGCCAACGCTTCGGCCCCGGCATGGCCGAACGCGGCTTCGGCCGCATCATCCACATCACCTCCCAACAGGCCCACCGCGCCTTCGTCCAGAGCGGCGCCTACGGCGTCTCCAAGGGCGCGCTGGAGTCACTCGCCCGCTCCCAGGCGGAGGCCTGGTCCCCCCATGGAGTCACCTGCAACACCTTGGTCCCGGGTTTCGTCATGACCCCGCTGAACGCCCGCCTGTCGTCCGACCCCGAGAAGGTGGCAGCCCTCGCAGCCCGCACGATGGTCGGCCGCAACGGCCTGGCCGAGGACTTCGCGGGAGCGGCGGTCTTCCTGGCGAGCGGCGCCTCGGCGTACGTCACAGGCCAGTCCCTGTTCGTGGACGGCGGCTTCTCCGTCCACTGA
- a CDS encoding helix-turn-helix domain-containing protein: MGGREDGSHSSEERAWERELLDLLRPGAPSVRQVVGWLADTVRGTVCLHDDTGTVLAGTALDTGPFEGLLGDIVAGRIASAAWEGQGRHLRLVRVAAAAGVLTVSRTVPFDRRASEIVTHTVQVLELLLRAHQATDSVHRLHQATSDLRLAILQLLMVEDTVSARRVAAGLWPGLLDTDTACVYVVESRPEERDRLAEECLDATAEQALVVRCPAMDGHVIVVTPRDSVAAVLRSLIGSRPRVYLGGSARQSLARTATAYGQAVSALAVAHFRPDQAAVYAERTHPERLMDPAVLHGWTARVLRPLDSLPHHTRAELLATTRLGLEFTAVSAAKVLGVSRNTVRARMERAEALLGTDFTDLTARAVVHLALNTQEHAEHDPDTAPAEAGELLGGPAMRTWAHDLLSRLDADTRDLRRTLRTWIAVGGNAERAAQTLGVHAQTVREHVRAAEPVLERQLLAGGGDLYEVVLAHLASGDLDQPALRGVKRGESDSLVHR, encoded by the coding sequence GTGGGTGGCCGGGAGGACGGGAGCCACAGCTCGGAGGAGCGGGCCTGGGAACGGGAGTTGCTGGACCTGCTGCGGCCGGGTGCGCCCAGCGTGCGGCAGGTCGTCGGATGGCTCGCGGACACGGTGCGGGGCACGGTCTGTCTGCACGACGACACCGGCACCGTCCTCGCCGGAACCGCCCTGGACACCGGGCCGTTCGAAGGGCTGCTCGGGGACATCGTGGCCGGGCGGATCGCCTCCGCCGCGTGGGAGGGACAGGGCCGCCATCTGCGGCTGGTCCGCGTGGCGGCGGCCGCGGGTGTGCTGACCGTGTCCCGCACGGTCCCCTTCGACCGGCGCGCCTCCGAGATCGTCACGCACACCGTCCAGGTCCTCGAACTGCTGCTCAGGGCCCATCAGGCCACCGACTCCGTGCACCGGCTCCACCAGGCCACCTCCGACCTGCGGCTGGCGATCCTGCAACTGCTCATGGTGGAGGACACCGTCTCCGCCCGCCGGGTCGCCGCGGGCCTGTGGCCGGGGCTGCTGGACACCGACACTGCCTGTGTCTACGTCGTCGAGAGCCGGCCCGAGGAGCGCGACCGGCTCGCCGAGGAGTGCCTGGACGCCACGGCGGAACAGGCGCTGGTCGTGCGCTGCCCGGCGATGGACGGGCATGTGATCGTGGTGACGCCCCGGGACAGCGTGGCCGCCGTCCTGCGGTCGCTGATCGGCTCCCGCCCCCGGGTCTACCTCGGCGGCAGCGCCCGCCAGAGCCTCGCCCGGACCGCCACCGCCTACGGCCAGGCCGTGAGCGCGCTGGCCGTGGCCCACTTCCGCCCCGACCAGGCGGCGGTGTACGCCGAGCGCACCCACCCCGAGCGCCTGATGGACCCCGCCGTGTTGCACGGCTGGACCGCCCGGGTGCTGCGGCCCCTCGACAGCCTGCCCCATCACACCCGCGCCGAGCTGCTCGCCACCACCCGGCTCGGCCTGGAGTTCACCGCGGTCAGCGCGGCCAAGGTGCTCGGTGTCAGCCGCAACACCGTCCGGGCCCGGATGGAACGCGCGGAGGCCCTGCTGGGCACGGACTTCACCGACCTCACCGCCCGTGCCGTCGTCCACCTCGCGCTCAACACCCAGGAGCACGCCGAGCACGACCCGGACACCGCGCCCGCCGAGGCGGGTGAGCTGCTCGGCGGACCCGCGATGCGTACCTGGGCCCACGACCTCCTGTCCCGCCTGGACGCCGACACCCGCGACCTGCGCCGCACCCTGCGCACCTGGATCGCGGTGGGCGGCAACGCCGAACGTGCCGCGCAGACCCTCGGCGTCCACGCCCAGACCGTGCGCGAACACGTCCGCGCCGCGGAACCCGTCCTCGAACGGCAGCTCCTCGCCGGCGGCGGCGACCTGTACGAGGTCGTGCTCGCTCATCTGGCGTCGGGCGACCTCGATCAGCCCGCCCTGCGCGGGGTAAAACGGGGTGAATCGGACTCACTTGTGCACAGGTGA
- a CDS encoding HAD-IA family hydrolase produces MSSDRNIVLFDLFGVIARHQRPGALAKMAARCHAPTEDFTTAYWACRPPYDAGQQSAGEYWTAVLRQLHSEPDADMIEELRRADMDSWSRVDDRMVAYVQSLREVAEVALLSNIPADHADAFLAAQPWLHNLDHVAFSGKIKVAKPDPAAFRHCADAMRAAPADFLFVDDREENVRAARATGMRGHVFTAQDELAAAIAIEL; encoded by the coding sequence ATGTCGAGTGACCGGAACATAGTGCTGTTCGACCTCTTCGGAGTCATCGCCCGCCACCAACGCCCGGGCGCCCTGGCGAAGATGGCCGCCCGCTGCCACGCCCCCACCGAAGACTTCACCACGGCGTACTGGGCCTGCCGCCCGCCGTACGACGCGGGACAGCAGTCGGCCGGGGAGTACTGGACCGCCGTACTGAGACAACTGCACTCCGAACCTGACGCCGACATGATCGAGGAGTTGCGCCGGGCCGACATGGACAGCTGGTCACGCGTCGACGACCGGATGGTGGCTTACGTCCAGTCACTCCGCGAGGTCGCCGAGGTAGCCCTGCTGTCCAACATCCCCGCGGACCACGCCGACGCCTTCCTGGCCGCGCAGCCCTGGCTGCACAATCTGGATCACGTCGCCTTCTCCGGAAAGATCAAAGTGGCGAAACCAGACCCAGCGGCTTTCCGACACTGCGCCGACGCGATGCGGGCTGCCCCGGCGGACTTCCTCTTCGTCGACGACCGCGAGGAGAACGTACGCGCCGCGCGGGCCACGGGAATGCGCGGGCACGTCTTCACCGCCCAGGACGAGCTGGCGGCCGCCATCGCGATCGAACTTTGA
- a CDS encoding carboxymuconolactone decarboxylase family protein — protein sequence METRINPMRNEVGSKWAKYIISSNKAITDSALPKAVQELVKIRASQINGCGGCLDMHTKDAAAAGESAVRINLVGAWRETTVYTEAERAALELTEQGTRLADSRGVTDEAWANAAKHYDEDQLMALVALICVINAFNRLNVITRTPGGEYQPGQFG from the coding sequence ATGGAAACCCGGATCAACCCCATGCGCAACGAGGTCGGATCGAAGTGGGCCAAGTACATCATCTCGTCGAACAAGGCCATCACCGACTCGGCGCTGCCGAAGGCGGTGCAGGAGCTGGTGAAGATCCGCGCCAGCCAGATCAACGGCTGCGGAGGCTGCCTCGACATGCACACCAAGGACGCCGCGGCCGCCGGCGAGAGCGCGGTGCGGATCAACCTGGTCGGGGCATGGCGGGAGACAACCGTCTACACCGAGGCGGAGCGGGCGGCACTGGAACTCACCGAGCAGGGCACCCGCCTCGCCGACTCCAGGGGCGTCACCGATGAGGCGTGGGCGAACGCGGCGAAGCACTACGACGAGGACCAGCTCATGGCCCTGGTGGCTCTGATCTGCGTGATCAACGCCTTCAACCGGCTGAACGTGATCACCCGGACCCCCGGCGGCGAGTACCAGCCCGGTCAGTTCGGCTGA